One stretch of Desulfatibacillum aliphaticivorans DSM 15576 DNA includes these proteins:
- a CDS encoding SDR family NAD(P)-dependent oxidoreductase, which produces MTQFKDKVAIVTGGGSGMGESLCRKLAAAGAKVIAADIAFDDASRVVEEIRSAGGKAEAASLDVTDKDAVYALVEEVAQKHGRLDYMFNNAGILVVGEVRDMAPGQWEKLMAVNVMGVLHGTLAAYSVMLRQGFGHIVNTASMAGLIYQPVTAAYVMTKQAAVGLSLSLRAEAAALGVKVSVVCPGLVDTSLYTNCQSAKADVQDVLGMLPVRACSADKAADKILSGAKKNKAVIVFPLHARILWWAYRLSPIGMLKVMEVLTWAFRKKARNDEQQGVCIDEL; this is translated from the coding sequence ATGACCCAATTCAAGGATAAAGTCGCCATCGTCACGGGCGGCGGCTCAGGCATGGGCGAATCCCTTTGCCGGAAGCTGGCGGCTGCGGGCGCAAAGGTCATTGCAGCGGACATAGCCTTTGATGATGCAAGCCGGGTCGTTGAAGAAATTCGCTCCGCAGGAGGAAAGGCCGAGGCCGCATCCCTGGATGTGACCGACAAGGACGCGGTGTACGCCCTGGTGGAAGAGGTTGCGCAAAAGCACGGCCGTCTGGATTATATGTTCAACAACGCCGGAATTCTTGTGGTGGGCGAAGTTCGGGACATGGCGCCGGGCCAGTGGGAAAAGCTCATGGCGGTAAACGTCATGGGCGTATTGCACGGAACCCTGGCCGCTTATTCCGTGATGCTTCGGCAGGGCTTCGGGCATATTGTCAACACGGCTTCCATGGCCGGGTTGATTTATCAGCCTGTGACGGCGGCGTACGTCATGACCAAACAGGCCGCTGTGGGGCTTTCCCTTTCCTTAAGGGCCGAGGCGGCGGCCCTGGGCGTCAAGGTTTCCGTGGTTTGTCCCGGCTTGGTGGACACCTCCCTGTACACCAATTGCCAGTCCGCAAAGGCGGACGTCCAGGATGTGCTGGGCATGCTGCCTGTCCGGGCCTGCTCGGCGGATAAGGCGGCGGACAAGATTCTTTCCGGCGCAAAAAAGAATAAAGCCGTGATCGTCTTTCCCCTGCACGCCCGCATTCTTTGGTGGGCCTATCGCCTTTCTCCCATAGGCATGCTGAAAGTCATGGAAGTCCTGACCTGGGCTTTTAGAAAAAAAGCCCGCAATGATGAGCAGCAAGGGGTTTGCATAGACGAATTATAA
- a CDS encoding TetR/AcrR family transcriptional regulator, whose translation MDTAFELLASDGWRQATIDKICRQAKLNKRYFYESFPGLDELAAAVVDELAQGLLEQGFQAVQEAWEEGLSTDDLARKAIAAVVEYVTDDPRRARVLFTEVAASPQAMAHRKATIHGLAKALSAYGHEHHNAQGEEDPLDILASALLIGGSMEAVLTWLDGNIAMSREQFIDDLAALWVFAGDGAAARAKARQKKGIT comes from the coding sequence ATGGATACGGCCTTTGAATTGCTGGCCTCCGACGGCTGGCGCCAAGCGACCATCGACAAAATCTGCAGGCAGGCAAAGTTGAACAAGCGCTATTTTTACGAGAGCTTTCCGGGCTTGGATGAGCTTGCGGCCGCGGTGGTGGACGAGCTGGCCCAGGGGCTTTTGGAGCAGGGTTTTCAGGCGGTTCAAGAGGCTTGGGAGGAAGGATTGTCCACGGATGACCTGGCTCGCAAGGCCATTGCAGCCGTGGTGGAGTACGTCACGGACGACCCGCGCAGGGCGCGTGTTTTATTCACGGAAGTTGCAGCCAGCCCCCAGGCCATGGCCCATCGCAAAGCCACGATCCATGGCCTTGCAAAGGCCCTGTCCGCCTACGGGCACGAGCATCATAACGCCCAGGGGGAAGAGGATCCCTTGGACATTCTGGCCTCCGCATTGCTGATCGGAGGAAGCATGGAGGCGGTTCTCACCTGGCTTGACGGCAATATCGCCATGTCCCGGGAGCAGTTCATCGACGATCTGGCGGCCTTATGGGTGTTCGCCGGAGACGGCGCCGCGGCCCGGGCCAAAGCACGGCAAAAAAAAGGGATAACCTGA
- a CDS encoding bifunctional GNAT family N-acetyltransferase/carbon-nitrogen hydrolase family protein, with amino-acid sequence MNDTEQQEHKFILRGLKDKDYADIKRIMDRVYKGMGGAWEPEEFGALIKQFPEGQICIEDNGKVVGAALAILVNAEAFENRRHTYEDVVKGGEMSAHEPEGDALYGVDIFVDPDYRGLRLGRRLYDARKELCETLNLKSIIFGGRIPGYGKHSHDMTPAAYIQKVKDNEIYDPVLSFQLLNDFHIKKIMKNYIPEDAQSDSYGVLMEWNNIYYEKKQKLFGGRKSYPRIGVVQWQMRPFDKVEDFLHQAEFFVDAVAGYNSDIVLFPELVNAPLLKNFNQENPAEAMRSLSEYTEEIRMAFVNMAITYNINIVTGSMPELRDDFLYNVAFVCRRDGTWDAQYKLHITPDESQYWGLKGGDQLKIFDTDLGKIGVLICYDVEFPELSRNLADKGMTLLLVPFLTDTKNAYLRVRRCAQARAIENECYVAISGSVGNLPKVENMDIQYSQSAVFTPSDFAFPHDAIAAEATPNTEMTLMVDLDLDLLKELRQQGSVRNLQSRRNELYEVVWKMTEE; translated from the coding sequence ATGAATGATACGGAGCAGCAGGAACACAAGTTTATACTCAGGGGCCTGAAAGATAAGGACTACGCGGATATCAAACGTATCATGGATCGGGTCTATAAAGGAATGGGCGGCGCCTGGGAGCCGGAAGAGTTCGGCGCCTTGATCAAGCAATTTCCGGAAGGCCAGATTTGCATCGAGGATAACGGCAAGGTGGTGGGGGCGGCCCTTGCCATTCTGGTCAACGCCGAGGCGTTTGAAAACAGGCGGCATACTTATGAGGACGTCGTCAAGGGCGGAGAGATGTCGGCCCATGAACCCGAAGGGGACGCCCTCTACGGCGTGGACATCTTTGTGGATCCTGATTATCGCGGCCTTCGCCTGGGCCGGCGCCTGTATGACGCCCGCAAAGAGCTTTGCGAAACCCTGAATTTGAAAAGCATCATTTTCGGCGGCAGGATTCCCGGTTATGGGAAGCACTCCCATGACATGACGCCGGCAGCCTACATCCAAAAGGTGAAGGACAATGAAATCTACGATCCGGTTTTATCCTTTCAGTTGCTCAATGATTTTCACATAAAGAAAATAATGAAGAATTATATTCCGGAAGACGCCCAGTCGGACTCTTACGGGGTGTTGATGGAATGGAACAATATCTACTACGAAAAAAAGCAGAAACTGTTCGGCGGCAGAAAGTCCTATCCGCGCATCGGGGTGGTGCAGTGGCAGATGAGGCCCTTTGACAAAGTGGAGGACTTTTTGCATCAAGCCGAGTTTTTCGTGGATGCGGTGGCCGGCTATAATTCCGACATCGTCTTATTTCCCGAGTTGGTTAATGCCCCGCTTTTAAAAAATTTCAACCAGGAAAATCCGGCGGAAGCCATGCGATCCCTTTCCGAATATACCGAGGAAATCCGCATGGCTTTTGTTAACATGGCAATCACCTACAACATCAATATTGTGACGGGCAGCATGCCCGAGCTTCGGGACGACTTCCTGTATAACGTGGCTTTCGTCTGCCGGCGGGACGGAACATGGGACGCCCAGTACAAATTGCACATCACGCCGGACGAGTCCCAGTATTGGGGCTTAAAGGGCGGGGATCAATTGAAAATTTTCGATACGGACCTTGGGAAAATCGGGGTCCTTATTTGCTATGATGTGGAGTTTCCCGAGCTTTCACGCAATCTTGCCGACAAGGGCATGACCCTGCTGCTTGTGCCGTTTTTGACGGACACGAAAAACGCCTATTTGCGGGTCCGAAGATGCGCCCAGGCCCGGGCCATCGAAAATGAGTGTTATGTGGCCATTTCAGGCAGCGTGGGCAACCTGCCCAAGGTGGAAAACATGGACATCCAATACTCCCAGTCCGCCGTCTTCACGCCGTCCGACTTTGCCTTTCCCCACGACGCCATAGCCGCCGAGGCTACGCCGAACACCGAAATGACCCTGATGGTGGATTTGGATCTTGACCTGCTCAAGGAACTGCGCCAGCAGGGAAGCGTGCGGAACCTGCAAAGCCGCCGCAATGAGTTGTATGAAGTCGTCTGGAAAATGACGGAAGAGTGA
- a CDS encoding 3-keto-5-aminohexanoate cleavage protein, with protein sequence MPKFILNCAVTGAIHTPTMAPYLPIKPKDIADQAVDAVKAGASTVHVHARDPENGMPTGDLDVMGEIVSSINARCDGVVCITTGGGINMTVEQRLAAVPKYKPELASCNLGSINFALFPVAEKFTEWKYEWEKVYLEGSRDFIFKNTFSDLDMVFKIMGEAGTKPELEAYDVGHLHNAHYYFQTRQLKNPVYVQFVMGILGGIASTIPHLLHMKQTAQSLFGDKCMFSTIAAGRNEFAMGTTSMLLGGGVRVGLEDNLWLAPGEMATNNAQLVEKMIRIAKEFGYEPYTPDETREILQLKGRDKVAF encoded by the coding sequence ATGCCCAAATTCATTCTCAATTGCGCTGTAACCGGAGCCATCCACACCCCCACCATGGCTCCCTATCTGCCCATCAAGCCCAAGGACATCGCGGATCAGGCCGTGGACGCCGTCAAGGCCGGCGCCTCCACCGTGCACGTCCACGCACGGGACCCGGAAAACGGCATGCCCACCGGCGATCTGGACGTCATGGGCGAGATCGTTTCCTCCATCAACGCCCGGTGCGACGGCGTCGTTTGCATCACCACCGGCGGCGGCATCAACATGACCGTGGAGCAGCGTCTGGCGGCCGTTCCCAAATACAAGCCCGAGCTGGCCTCCTGCAACCTGGGGTCCATCAATTTCGCGCTCTTTCCCGTGGCGGAAAAATTCACGGAATGGAAATACGAGTGGGAGAAAGTCTACCTGGAAGGCTCCAGGGATTTTATATTCAAGAACACCTTCAGCGACCTGGACATGGTTTTCAAGATCATGGGCGAGGCCGGAACCAAGCCGGAGCTGGAAGCCTACGACGTGGGCCATCTGCACAACGCCCATTATTACTTTCAGACCCGGCAGCTTAAAAATCCCGTGTACGTCCAGTTTGTCATGGGGATTCTGGGCGGCATCGCCTCCACCATTCCCCATTTGCTGCACATGAAGCAGACGGCCCAGTCCCTGTTCGGCGATAAGTGCATGTTCTCCACCATCGCTGCGGGCAGAAACGAATTCGCCATGGGGACCACTTCCATGCTGCTTGGCGGCGGCGTGCGCGTGGGCCTGGAAGACAACCTGTGGCTAGCCCCCGGCGAAATGGCGACCAATAACGCCCAGTTGGTGGAAAAAATGATCCGCATCGCCAAGGAGTTCGGGTACGAGCCTTACACCCCGGACGAAACCCGCGAAATTCTTCAGCTCAAAGGCCGCGACAAAGTGGCGTTTTAA
- a CDS encoding cyclase family protein, translating to MGQTFIDLSIAIETGLPSDPEMMIPKVDFIDHAMGADQMETFFPGLKKNQLPKGLGWAVEFVQLTTHSGTHLDAPYHYHPTMDNGKKALTIDEVPLEWCFQDGVLLDFAHKADGERITAGDVEAELKRIDYTLKPLDIVLVRTGADAYWGKIDYLVKGAGMTRESTLYLCERGVKVVGIDAWSWDRPLPFLAQEFKEKGDPAVIWEAHFAGIEMGYCHMEKLTNLDKIPRPHGFKVACFPIKITGASGGWTRPVAIVED from the coding sequence ATGGGACAAACATTCATTGATTTATCCATAGCCATTGAAACCGGTCTGCCGTCCGACCCTGAAATGATGATTCCCAAGGTGGATTTCATCGACCACGCCATGGGCGCGGACCAGATGGAAACCTTCTTCCCCGGCCTGAAAAAGAACCAACTACCCAAGGGCCTGGGTTGGGCCGTGGAATTTGTGCAACTGACCACCCATTCAGGCACCCATCTGGACGCTCCGTACCATTACCATCCCACTATGGATAACGGCAAAAAGGCCCTGACCATCGACGAAGTGCCCTTGGAATGGTGCTTTCAGGACGGCGTGCTCTTGGATTTCGCCCACAAGGCGGACGGAGAACGCATTACCGCCGGGGACGTGGAAGCGGAGTTGAAGCGCATCGATTACACCCTCAAGCCCCTGGACATCGTCCTGGTGCGCACCGGCGCGGACGCCTATTGGGGGAAGATTGACTATCTGGTCAAGGGCGCGGGCATGACCCGCGAGTCCACCCTCTATCTCTGCGAGAGGGGCGTGAAAGTGGTGGGCATCGACGCCTGGTCCTGGGACCGGCCCCTGCCGTTTCTGGCCCAGGAGTTCAAGGAAAAAGGCGACCCCGCCGTCATCTGGGAAGCTCATTTTGCAGGCATTGAAATGGGCTACTGCCACATGGAAAAACTGACCAATCTGGATAAAATCCCCCGGCCCCACGGATTCAAGGTGGCCTGCTTTCCCATAAAGATAACCGGCGCTTCCGGCGGGTGGACCCGTCCCGTAGCCATAGTAGAAGACTAA
- a CDS encoding CBS domain-containing protein, with protein MKLTAKEVMSKEYETISLDAPVMEAVERILKGKVRESGFRTISLMVTDSMGRLAGVISMLDILYHVRPPFFNYMADNAGMDMDDVSLYIDRFKGLSVKHVMTIQTSGAYPEENILPLIDQMVRKKVRRLPVLEDGILVGVVYITEVYRKICQEWLGAEL; from the coding sequence ATGAAATTGACCGCAAAAGAAGTTATGTCCAAGGAATATGAAACCATCTCTCTGGACGCCCCTGTGATGGAGGCGGTGGAACGCATTCTAAAAGGCAAGGTGCGCGAGTCGGGGTTCAGAACCATCAGCCTGATGGTGACGGACTCCATGGGCAGGCTGGCCGGCGTGATATCCATGCTGGACATCCTCTACCATGTGCGCCCTCCTTTCTTCAATTACATGGCCGACAACGCAGGCATGGACATGGACGATGTCTCCCTGTACATCGACAGATTCAAAGGCCTCAGCGTCAAGCATGTGATGACCATTCAGACTTCCGGCGCCTACCCGGAAGAAAACATCCTGCCTCTTATCGACCAGATGGTGCGTAAAAAAGTCCGCCGCCTTCCGGTTTTGGAAGACGGCATTCTGGTTGGAGTCGTGTACATTACGGAAGTCTATCGCAAGATCTGCCAGGAATGGCTGGGAGCGGAGCTTTAA
- a CDS encoding CBS domain-containing protein, which translates to MKLTAKDVMYLEYETIPMDAPVMEAVERIAHGKVRESGYKTISLIVTDPVGGMAGVISMVDILYNLRPPFFNYMEDNAGMDMDDITPYIERFKGLSVRHVMTTQASTAAADEHILVLVDRMVRKKIRRLPVLENGTVIGVVYIHEVFQRLCEDWLGIAV; encoded by the coding sequence ATGAAGCTGACCGCCAAAGACGTGATGTATCTGGAGTACGAAACCATCCCCATGGACGCGCCCGTCATGGAGGCTGTGGAAAGAATCGCCCACGGCAAGGTCAGGGAATCGGGCTACAAGACCATCAGCCTGATAGTCACCGATCCCGTAGGGGGAATGGCCGGCGTCATTTCCATGGTGGACATCCTGTACAATCTGCGGCCGCCGTTCTTCAATTATATGGAGGACAACGCCGGCATGGATATGGACGACATTACGCCCTATATTGAACGGTTCAAAGGCTTAAGCGTGCGGCATGTCATGACCACCCAGGCGTCCACGGCAGCAGCGGACGAACACATCCTGGTTCTGGTGGATCGCATGGTGCGGAAAAAAATCCGCCGCCTTCCGGTTTTGGAAAACGGAACCGTGATCGGAGTGGTTTATATTCATGAGGTGTTTCAGAGATTGTGCGAGGACTGGCTGGGCATTGCAGTTTAG